From a region of the Mytilus galloprovincialis chromosome 3, xbMytGall1.hap1.1, whole genome shotgun sequence genome:
- the LOC143068264 gene encoding uncharacterized protein LOC143068264 produces MIFNGDNVKIECNIESYIPVRSVTWQKEKDGKIMKITASEDKYKMDCGKWPSLTIDSFNAEDQGKYRCIVRNAIGLRNEIFGSCVNYMSGFGWLTGFVSVLQNIPVFHTEDMTLHSYDIESQSKPTVYNVYKGEDITMEQCFDDQQKLKTVKWFNENDRRIELDLSNKQYCGGVPDFPSLTIKDIRMENAGKYFCLLIYDNGKTKMSSFILRIILQVKIYKALLDHREDKTFIRPAICDTIDKQMQENNIVVITGREGTGKSKICLELASHYDEKDYMVLKVDLSENHLIYTNISNALLIIDDQQYTQDSLNAFMKDLVSLLPERNIQVVLTCRNLDLKIVRNVPEMNNLKSEAFIDINSCLTPEEKEEILRRHMKENSISSSASYESNFRDPRIVTDLSEQVTLDNDAIEAIKTEEPWKGFPVCASMFCSKKEFFHLGEKYFTNPPKYLFEELKELYKTARKHSNSMDIVTEYCILVYILENSNHQLDLNDPNLCRKLVELYKTIFQFKYIPEKPGSNEDQKIAIENALHRMNNKYLKLDEDMYQFIHPCMSKAMFLSSDYMVHFLLQNGSLQYITEFVRSDHYTDLENELVIKIDEQYHHILCERLVRHAFENHAFLQHVAQYICSYWRSSGHNLVNKIFKHIEFILFHSLGVHTGDHLSPGNEILSEKSIKLEGSVQFSSIIMLVDELTYKGRDPQIYGPGAADFLILSALVSAIMRRYTIDRKQTFEILLKDVQNRIHLESFVKLMDKPLDINGNTFFHYLMLFSEMEASEILELYEGRKHVLDTKNVKNYTPLDIAAFLGKKKILDILNLRFNFAKKLRDRLKKLAESGQAEYHNANSKNKTIDQQIVHKTENDSASPGKSECEDVNKDKKVIKDEIKKDKSLLKRTFSLTKKEPNKKEKHDVNDVICFEDFMKNIVVFGKKEDYQLIVKLLS; encoded by the exons ATGATTTTCAATGGAGACAATGTCAAAATAGAATGTAATATTGAGTCCTACATTCCTGTTCGTTCAGTTACCTGGCAGAAAGAAAAAGACggtaaaattatgaaaatcacTGCATCTGAGGATAAATATAAAATGGATTGTGGAAAATGGCCATCTTTGACAATAGATAGTTTTAATGCCGAAGATCAAGGAAAGTATAGATGTATTGTTAGAAATGCTATTGGTTTAAGGAACGAAATATTTGGTAGCTGTGTGAACTATATGTCAGGATTTGGTTGGTTGACAGGATTTGTGTCAGTGTTACAAAATATACCTGTATTCCACACAGAAGATATGACATTGCATTCTTATG ACATTGAATCACAGTCAAAACCAACTGTATACAATGTTTATAAAGGAGAAGATATAACTATGGAACAATGCTTTGATGATCAACAAAAACTTAAAACAGTCAAATGGTTCAACGAAAATGATAGAAGGATAGAGTTGGACCTTTCTAATAAACAGTACTGTGGAGGTGTGCCTGATTTTCCATCTCTGACTATAAAGGACATAAGAATGGAAAATGCTGGAAAATATTTTTGCTTGCTGATATATGATAATGGAAAAACAAAGATGTCTTCATTTATACTTAGAATAATACTTCAAG tcaagaTTTACAAAGCCCTTTTAGACCACAGAGAAGACAAAACATTTATACGGCCAGCCATTTGTGACACTATAGATAAACAAATGCAAGAAAATAACATAGTGGTCATCACTGGCAGAGAAGGAACAGGAAAGAGTAAAATATGTCTGGAATTAGCATCACATTATGATGAGAAAGATTACATGGTTTTAAAAGTAGATTTGTCAGAAAATCActtaatatatacaaatattagtaATGCATTGCTAATCATTGATGATCAACAGTATACTCAAGATTCTCTTAATGCCTTTATGAAAGACCTTGTATCATTATTACCTGAAAGGAATATACAAGTGGTATTGACATGCAGGAATTTAGATTTAAAGATTGTGAGAAATGTACCAGAAATGAATAATTTGAAGAGTGAAGCATTTATAGACATTAACAGTTGTTTAACACctgaagaaaaagaagaaatattaagAAGACACATGAAAGAGAATAGCATTTCATCATCAGCATCATACGAGAGTAATTTCAGAGATCCAAGAATTGTTACTGATTTGTCTGAACAGGTTACACTAGATAATGATGCTATTGAAGCAATTAAGACTGAAGAACCATGGAAGGGGTTTCCTGTGTGTGCTTCAATGTTTTGTTCTAAAAAAGAGTTTTTTCATTtaggtgaaaaatattttaccaaTCCTCCAAAATATCTTTTTGAAGAACTGAAAGAACTTTATAAAACTGCTAGAAAACATTCCAATTCTATGGATATAGTAACTGAATACTGTATTCTAGTTTATATTTTGGAAAATAGTAATCATCAACTAGATCTAAATGATCCCAATCTCTGCAGAAAACTTGTTGAactatataaaacaatatttcagtTTAAATACATACCAGAAAAACCTGGTTCAAATGAAGATCAgaaaatagcaatagaaaatgcattaCACAGAATGAACAACAAATACCTCAAACTCGACGAGGACATGTATCAGTTTATTCATCCATGTATGTCCAAAGCGATGTTTCTGTCCTCTGATTATATGGTTCATTTCCTACTGCAAAATGGTTCATTACAATATATTACTGAGTTTGTAAGGAGTGATCACTATACTGATTTGGAAAATGAACTAGTTATCAAAATTGATGAACAATATCATCACATCCTTTGCGAGAGGTTGGTGAGACATGCATTTGAAAATCATGCCTTTCTGCAGCATGTTGCACAATATATTTGCTCATACTGGCGTTCATCGGGCCATAATCTTGTGAATAAGATTTTTAAGCATATTGAATTCATTCTGTTTCACAGCTTGGGAGTACACACTGGTGATCATCTGTCACCTGGCAATGAAATTTTATCTGAAAAAAGCATTAAATTAGAAGGTTCAGTTCAATTTTCTAGCATCATTATGTTAGTTGATGAATTAACGTATAAAGGTAGAGATCCACAGATATATGGACCTGGTGCAGCAGATTTCCTTATACTCAGTGCGTTGGTTTCAGCTATAATGAGAAGATATACAATCGACAGAAAGCAGACTTTTGAAATACTGTTGAAAGATGTTCAGAATAGGATACACTTGGAATCGTTTGTGAAACTAATGGATAAACCTTTAGACATAAATGGAAACACTTTCTTTCATTATCTTATGCTTTTCAGTGAGATGGAAGCATCTGAAATCTTGGAATTGTATGAAGGAAGAAAACATGTACTTGATACAAAAAATGTTAAGAACTATACTCCACTTGATATTGCAGCATTCTTGGGAAAGAAAAAGATTTTGGACATTCTGAATTTGAGGTTTAACTTTGCAAAGAAATTACGAGACAGACTTAAGAAACTTGCTGAAAGTGGTCAGGCTGAGTATCATAATGCAAACTCAAAAAACAAAACCATTGACCAACAAATAGTTCACAAAACAGAGAATGATAGTGCTTCGCCTGGTAAAAGTGAATGTGAAGATGTTAATAAGGACAAAAAGGTAATAAaggatgaaattaaaaaagataaaagtttATTGAAAAGAACATTCAGTCTTACGAAGAAGGAACCCAATAAGAAAGAAAAGCATGATGTGAATGATGTTATATGCTTTgaagattttatgaaaaatattgttgtttttggGAAGAAAGAGGACTATCAGTTAATCGTCAAGCTGCTTTCATGA